The genomic window CACATCGAATACCTCCGCCAAGCGTGGCAGAAGAAATAAACCGGCAGAAACGAAAAGCCGTATGCCCAACAAACAGGAATACGGCTTGAGTGGTGGCGGTTAGGGATTTTCAGACGACCTTGATTCAATTTTTTATGCGATCAACGTAGGTTTTATTCAATTAAATTGGAAATCCAACCCGTAGCGTGGGCTGCGCCCACGAAATCTGCTATCTAAAAATCCAAATCAGACAACCGCCAAATGGGCATCCATTTCGGCATTCATCTCGTGGACAAAGCCCACGCTACTCGTTGCCACAACGGCAACCTGTCCCTTCCCCCGTCCGGCGGGGGAAGGTTAGGATGGGGGTGGCTTTACGGTTTTAGGTAAAAGCAAATTCGTATTCGTACCCCCCGTAGAGCCACCCTCTCCCCAGCCCTCTCCCGCCGGACGGGAGAGGGGGCGGGTTGCAGGTAAAAAAGAGGTCGTCTGAAAACTTTGGGATTTGGGTGTTAGGGAAACCCGTTCACGTTCGTTTTCAGACGACCTTTCATTCAATCAATGCAAGCTTGGGATAACTCAAGTAGCGTGGGCTGCACCCACGAAACCTGCTATCTAAAAATCCAAATCAGACAACAGCCGAGTGGTTACTCATTTCTTGGGTAAAGCCCACACTACTCATTGCAGCAACGACAACCTGTCCCTTCCCCCGTCCGGCGGGGGAAGGTTAGGATGGGGGTGGCTTTACGGTTTTAGGTAAAAGCAAATTCGTATTCGTACCCCCCGTAGAGCCACCCTCTCCCCAGCCCTCTCCCGCCGGACGGGAGAGAGGCAGGTTGCAGATAAAAACAAGGTCGTCTGAAACCTAAATCTCGAGGCTTTCAGACGACCTTTTATCCGCCCCTCCTATTTCCACCACCCGCTACTCAGCGGGAACGTTATCGGGTCGTAATACTTCGGCAGTTGTTGCGGGATGCCGAGGTTGTTGCGGTAAACGACGCGGTAGCGGTCGGCGTACCAAGCGGGGACGATGATGTATTGGTGGCGGATGGTGCGGTCTAGTGCCCGGGAAGTGGTTTTCAGCTCTTCGCGGTTGGTAAAGCTGCCGAAATGTTTGAGCAGCTTTTCGACTTCGGGGCGGCACACGCCGGCGAGGTTTTGGCTGCCGGGGATTTTGGCGGCATCGCAGCCGAAATAATCGTATTGTTCGTTGCCCGGGCTTTCGCTGTTGGCATAGACGGTAATGGTCATGTCGAAGTCGAAATCGTTGAGACGCCTTTGGTATAAGGCAGGGTCGGTAACGCGGATGTTCATGGTGACGCCGATTTTGGCAAGGTCGCGCTGCCATTTGGCGGTAATGCGTTCGTAGTTTTTGGATGCGGTCAGGAACTCGAAGGTCAGGGGTTTGCCTTGGCTATCGGTCAGTTTGCCGTTTTTATAGCGGTAGCCTGCTTTTTCTAAAAGGGCGCGGGCTTTGAGCAGGTTGGGGCGTATGCCTGTCTTCGGGTCGGTTTGGGGCGGTTCGGGGACGGGTTGGTTCAGGACGGCGGGATCGAGAGTGTTGCCGAGGGACTGGAGCAGTTTCAGTTCCGCGCCTTGCGGTTTGCCTGTCGCCGCCATCTCGCTGTTGGTGAAGAAGCTGTTGCTGCGGCGGTATGCGCCGTAGAAAATGCGGGCGTTGACGCTTTCAAAATCGAAGCTCTCGACCATCGCCTGCCGCACAAGGATGTTGTTGAACGGGACGCGGCGCATATTCATAACAAAGCCCTGCATGCCGGCATTGCTTTGTTGCACCCATTCGTATTTGCCCAAGCCGCGTTTGGCGAGCATTTCGCCGGGATAAGCCCGCGCCCAGTTTCGGGCGATGTTTTCATAAACGAAGTCGTATTGTCCGGCTTTGAGTCCTTCGAGGCGGACGCTGTTGTCTTTGAAATATTTGAAGCGGACGGTGTCGAAGTTATATCTGCCTTTGCGGGTCGGGAGGTTTTGCGCCCAGTAGTTTTTGTCGCGCGCGTATTCGCTCATGCGCCCGATGTCTGCTTTGACGAAGCGGTAGGGGCCGGAGCCGATGGGCATTTTGTTTGCGCCTTTTTCCAGCCCTTCGGGATAGCTTTTATGCGAAAAGACAGGCAGTTGCCCCAAGACCATGTGTAATTCGGCATTGCGCTGTTTGAAGCGGAAAACG from Neisseria sp. DTU_2020_1000833_1_SI_GRL_NUU_006 includes these protein-coding regions:
- a CDS encoding extracellular solute-binding protein; amino-acid sequence: MKTLVPLLLSFSTATAFAAYGLGLGQEPKYPADFRAYEYVNPDAPKGGVFSLPIQGGFDTFNPFTLKGDKEVGVLMLTVDKLTDNSWDEPFSMYGLLAEDFSLAEDGLSATFRLNPKAKFHNGDPVLAKDVAASFRLLTQDKAANPSYRIYWSDVAKVETPDDRTVVFRFKQRNAELHMVLGQLPVFSHKSYPEGLEKGANKMPIGSGPYRFVKADIGRMSEYARDKNYWAQNLPTRKGRYNFDTVRFKYFKDNSVRLEGLKAGQYDFVYENIARNWARAYPGEMLAKRGLGKYEWVQQSNAGMQGFVMNMRRVPFNNILVRQAMVESFDFESVNARIFYGAYRRSNSFFTNSEMAATGKPQGAELKLLQSLGNTLDPAVLNQPVPEPPQTDPKTGIRPNLLKARALLEKAGYRYKNGKLTDSQGKPLTFEFLTASKNYERITAKWQRDLAKIGVTMNIRVTDPALYQRRLNDFDFDMTITVYANSESPGNEQYDYFGCDAAKIPGSQNLAGVCRPEVEKLLKHFGSFTNREELKTTSRALDRTIRHQYIIVPAWYADRYRVVYRNNLGIPQQLPKYYDPITFPLSSGWWK